The segment CAGACAGGATAACTCTGTTATTATTCAGTGGGATTCAGATGTTGCTAATATTCTCGGCTTTCGGGTAGTGTATCGTTTATTTGGAGATAAAAGTTTCAAACAGGGACCACCACTTGAAGCTAGCGAAAGAGAATTCAAAATTAAGAATGTTCCATCTCAGGTAAATACTACAGACATCAATTGTTTTTCTCAATGTTTTCctacaataaaaatagataaaaaatatacctatttcAATTTCAGGAATGCATCGTTGTTTGCGTTATTTCTTTAGAAGAAATACACATAAGCCCAGAAACTGTGCCTTACACACAGTGTAGAGAAGTGCGCACGGTATCTGCAGCTGCTACTAATATGGATAAAATCACTATAGCAGCCAGTGCAGCAATATGTGGCACCATTGTTGTAGCTGTTCTTGTCTTCGCAGCTGCATCACGTCGTCGTTCCAGAACCGTTCACCGCTTACACTCACAACTTCCCGAAAAAGTACCAAACTCGTGCTGTGGTGGACTTGCTGGAACTCCAAGTCCGAGTGGCCCATTATCTTCTCTTGCTACAATAGGTGCCTTTGGTAAACAGCGCGAATGGGATCAAGTGTCAGCGTATAGTGCGAGATCAATACCTCGCGCACGATCTTACACAGAACCTCCACCACCGGAGACAGTACCAGGTAGGCCTGGAAGGGCAAGATCTTTAGCAGATGGTCAGTCACAACACAGCTACTCTGCCCGCTATGGAGCTTCAGGATACCCAACGAGTTTATTAGGATCACGAACTGGTGAGTTTATAttcaaactatatatttttttaaatatacaccgttctaaactaaatatttttcttctagaTCTACGCCAATCACGACAGTCTTTAGGGGGAGCTTCTGAAAGAGCGTCCCGTTTATCCTTAAGCGGAGCTGCGGGTGGAGCTACAAGCGGTACATCAGGGTCTAGAAGGAGACCGAGATCTCGCTCGCGACCTGCCAGTCGCTATAGCGTTGGTTCTATTGGAATGGGTTACTGTGATACTTCGGATAATTGGACTGATCACGATATGGATATATACATGACCCGTAATGCAACAGCCAGAGGCGGTTTAGTGCCCTTATAGTGGAAAAGTGATGAAGTGTGGGAAATCATTTTGTGCAAACACTGCTCACAGCCACTGAACAGCGCGAAAGCGTGCACTTTCTGGTGCAAACGCCATAACCACACTCATCTTCAACAGGATCGTTACAACCAAGAAAAATCTAACATTTGCCAATAAATGTCATAGACTAACTATATGCAAGATCACGTCGGACCATATAGTTGTTTACTAACAAATTTCACACAAACTTTGATCCGAGAATTATAAGTTAATTCTCAGGTTACatgtgtaaattatatttgatttttttttaagaaataaaaatgtacatagtaaattttaaatgttataagatagcttatatataataagaggTCTATGAAAGCGCAATCCAAATGGtgctaataaataagtttgtaataaatatatttttgtgtatatagaataattagtgtaaaaataaagtataataaaaacataccagtgtaattattaataggtAACAAAGAGGAAaccctttatattaaaatcaaacagaAAGAGTGTTTTAGGACTAATTTAGACAGAATCTGTATGATAATAGTGACATacagcaaaaaatattaatcacaaatacaaacaaacaacataTAAATGTAGTCATTTCACTCAAAATGTAATCTATATTTATGTCTCAGAAAATCcagaaatcaaatttatatattttaggctTGATCTTATATAAACTTAGAATATTTACTTTGTCAAATATCTCGAAAAGCTTACcctgataataaaattctatgcTCCCAACGATACTGCAGCTCTTGGGTGAACTCATACCAGAAATGTGCAACGTAAGGCAGTCCACCGGCCTCCATTAAACGAGCTGAGGTAACTGACAGCCGCCAAACCAAACCATCTTCAGGACTCGTTTTAACATAGCTGCATAGTTTTGAATCGGTACTATCCtgtaatttatagaaaaattgttagttaaaaattttttgtgaCAAACAATGCAACATCTTTTCATATACTCTCTGAatccaatttttttatcaaatagttGACACaatgataaaatgttaaaattagtAACCCTTTCTACCAACGCAAATTAATTAGTtcctaagaatatataaaattgtatcagttttattattcagttagGTTTTATGAAGAGACTGCAAAACAGCTTAAGTTGTTCAATAATACTTaagaacttatataaaaaatatgttttaaagagACTTCAtaatttccaaataaaaacaaacccTTCTGGTTTCTATATCCAATCCTTTAGAATATGGGAATGTATTGTCTTCCACTGCATCAGGGAACACGTAATACAGCAAAGGCATCAAAAGGTCATCAGTTATTGGGCCTTTAAACTCAGAGATGTGACTATTACGCCCCACTGCTGCTTTCACCAATTTAGAAATAGTAATAGGTGCCTTGGTTATCCtgttcaatggattcaccaaGCCCAGGCTCCTACTCAAACCCAGAATATCCATTATTAGAGTATTATTGTCTAATAAATCCATCACTTTTCCTATAATATCTGATAATTGACAGTTTATGTTATTTCTAAGTTTCAGAGTAATAGTCCATGTGGGTGCCATTAAGGGATCAATATCAGAAAATGTAGATGAATCAACAATAGCACTTTCCCTGAAATGTGGCCATATTGCATTAAGTAGAGCACTGTGTAGAGGATTCTTTTCCGAACCAAATGGCAGTTCAGTCAATTTTCTAACATCAAATCCATCAATTGATAAAAACTCATTTGATTGGGTTCTTTTCCTCCAAGCAAAGGCTTCAGAGTCTTTCAATTCATAAGAAAACTTTGTGGATATAACAACAGTATCAAGAGGCACTGGTGATGATATTTTAGACTTGAATAAACTTACAAGCCCGCTCAGATGAGAACACTGATTTGATATTCTTTTCAAATGTATCAtatcaaaactaattttataatcattatctTCATAAATACCTAAAAAAGTTTGCTGCCAATGTTCTCGTATCTTAACAAAGAAGGGCACACCACAATCAACATTTGCAAAGGCTATATTAACGGAACTCATTACAAGTTTAATGATACTTCCATCAGTTAGAGGGGTTTTAGGACACAGCATCAGATATCTTTTCAAACCAAACCAATTAGATACTGGATACGGCGTGCATTCAGTATCTGCCATAAAGTTTGTGGTGGAATTCCAAAGACTGTCATGCAAATCTGTCAATAATGACTGTTCATCTGAATTCATATCAGAGTCCAGTATTTTAACTGGTTCTTGATAACAGTAAGaaagtgtaaaatttaaagaacgaAACTTAATTTCCTCCGTTTTAACAGTCCATTTCTTTGTAAACTCTGAACACTTTTTGGTTATTTTGGATTTAGACAAATGCCATTCAACGATAACTTCTTCCAAACGTGCAATTAATACTTCCCACTCTGATGCTGTTGTAAAATCTTGATGATAAATTTCATACTCATCTATTTCTTCATTCATTGtgactgttattttatattctttgtgTATTATTTACCAATCTACATTGACCAAGTACTAACAGCTGTTTATGGCATTAATAATTGACAGCTGACAATTTGGCAATCGGCACAGACTAGATGTTCAAACCGTATAGTTGAAAGacatacttaattataaaaaagtatgctatatatattaatatccaaATAATCCAACCTCTAATTGCAAACTTACCATCAAACTATCATTAGAATATTAACAACATTTAATGAGTAggtaaaaattaactaaagaattaataaaagtaaacacacttctaaaataaacttttatgacGTGaagacatatattatattaaataatgagattTTCACGTTCTTACATAtgcaagtaatttaaaaagttatacatttttcattctatGCTTTGTCTGATgtcttctataaaattttggttaccatggaaacattaaataaataaacaaaatacttttaagaattatataagaGATAATCTcgttctaaaattataataatagaacaaAATGTTTAGAGGAGACAATTCTCATTCTTTAAGCTATGAACAGCAGGCCAAATTTATTCAAGATCGAATCACAAACGTCGAAAAGAACTTCGGAGAATTATGTGCAGGATTCGGCGATTACACCAGAAAAACTGCAAGGTAAGTTACACCCCATAATTGttctttatcatattttaagtttaaaacatttattcagGTTGTCAAAAGTTCTTTGCAAGCGCAAAAAAGATTCATAGCATATAACGTCACTAATACTACCAATTAgcaacttataaaataatatttacatcgtACTACACTgtacttaaaaatgtatacagaCAGA is part of the Danaus plexippus chromosome 2, MEX_DaPlex, whole genome shotgun sequence genome and harbors:
- the LOC116779574 gene encoding rab3 GTPase-activating protein catalytic subunit; translated protein: MNEEIDEYEIYHQDFTTASEWEVLIARLEEVIVEWHLSKSKITKKCSEFTKKWTVKTEEIKFRSLNFTLSYCYQEPVKILDSDMNSDEQSLLTDLHDSLWNSTTNFMADTECTPYPVSNWFGLKRYLMLCPKTPLTDGSIIKLVMSSVNIAFANVDCGVPFFVKIREHWQQTFLGIYEDNDYKISFDMIHLKRISNQCSHLSGLVSLFKSKISSPVPLDTVVISTKFSYELKDSEAFAWRKRTQSNEFLSIDGFDVRKLTELPFGSEKNPLHSALLNAIWPHFRESAIVDSSTFSDIDPLMAPTWTITLKLRNNINCQLSDIIGKVMDLLDNNTLIMDILGLSRSLGLVNPLNRITKAPITISKLVKAAVGRNSHISEFKGPITDDLLMPLLYYVFPDAVEDNTFPYSKGLDIETRRDSTDSKLCSYVKTSPEDGLVWRLSVTSARLMEAGGLPYVAHFWYEFTQELQYRWEHRILLSGVIDGAPNARTCLLHQKLQLLNCCIKRAQEGDVNANGNSSEEEFFDCSEGEGAEDQLPWDRPVGRLNRLENATLKSGVPLYVPRTQDPAPKTEDQLEEDAELMVRMGDNAKASELRAKMMSASLLSDMEAFKAANPGAELCDFVRWYSPRDWKPDDGGSLGDRMLLPGNPWVEAWTVARPVPAARQRRLFDEAREAEQVLHFLKSRTVGGVAELLLPALLRAGANKAISEGAPATSSSIGGVDKRRTFEIAARELYEAEKEACRAICVRKVLGNSAEGQPLDVAGRSRVLNAMGAGLPAPTRREFTLRVKDDVGPQIMRAALGSDMTIIGAFTERIVCL